One genomic segment of Chitinibacter sp. FCG-7 includes these proteins:
- a CDS encoding fumarate hydratase: MSKIRQDDLIASIADSLQYISYYHPKDYIQALGRAYELEESPAAKDAIAQILTNSRMCAEGHRPICQDTGIVTVFVRVGMDVQWEGATMSVTDMINEGVRRAYLHPDNKLRASILLDPAGLRKNTKDNTPAVIHYEIVPGCTVDIDIAAKGGGSENKSKFVMLNPSDSIVDWVLKTVPLMGAGWCPPGMLGIGIGGTAEKAMVMAKEALMEEIDIHDLIARGPQNRVEELRIELYEKVNALGIGAQGLGGLATVLDVKIKDYPTHAASLPVAMIPNCAATRHVHFTLDGSGPAELEVPKLEDWPDVHWHASESSLRVDLNTVTREDVATWKPGQTLLLNGKMLTGRDAAHKRMVEMLNKGEKLPVDFAGRFIYYVGPVDAVRDEVIGPAGPTTATRMDKFTEQVLAETGLLGMIGKAERGPAGLDAIKKHQSVYLMAVGGAAYLVSKAIKASRVVGFEDLGMEGIYEFDVVDMPVTVAVDSNGTSVHATAPKEWQAKIGKIPVSSI, encoded by the coding sequence ATGAGCAAGATTCGCCAAGACGATCTGATCGCCAGTATCGCAGATAGCCTGCAATACATCAGCTATTACCACCCCAAAGATTACATTCAGGCCTTGGGCCGCGCCTACGAGCTGGAAGAAAGCCCGGCAGCGAAAGATGCGATTGCGCAGATTCTGACCAATAGCCGCATGTGCGCCGAAGGCCACCGCCCGATTTGCCAGGACACCGGCATTGTGACGGTGTTTGTTCGCGTCGGCATGGACGTGCAATGGGAAGGCGCAACGATGTCGGTCACCGACATGATTAACGAAGGCGTGCGCCGCGCTTATCTGCACCCGGATAACAAGCTGCGCGCGTCTATTCTGCTCGACCCGGCTGGCTTGCGCAAAAACACCAAGGACAATACGCCAGCCGTGATCCATTACGAAATCGTTCCGGGCTGTACAGTCGATATCGACATCGCGGCCAAAGGCGGCGGCTCGGAAAACAAATCGAAATTTGTCATGCTCAATCCATCGGATTCCATCGTTGATTGGGTGCTCAAGACGGTGCCATTGATGGGCGCGGGCTGGTGTCCGCCAGGCATGCTCGGCATCGGCATCGGCGGCACGGCTGAAAAAGCGATGGTGATGGCCAAAGAAGCGTTGATGGAAGAAATCGACATTCATGATCTGATCGCCCGCGGCCCGCAAAACCGCGTGGAAGAGCTGCGTATCGAGCTGTACGAAAAAGTGAACGCGCTCGGCATCGGCGCGCAAGGCCTGGGTGGTTTGGCGACGGTACTCGATGTCAAAATCAAAGATTACCCAACGCACGCCGCCAGCTTACCAGTGGCGATGATTCCAAATTGCGCGGCTACACGTCACGTGCATTTCACGCTCGACGGCTCAGGCCCTGCTGAACTCGAAGTACCCAAACTGGAAGACTGGCCGGATGTGCACTGGCACGCGTCGGAATCATCGCTGCGTGTTGATCTCAATACCGTCACGCGCGAAGACGTGGCAACGTGGAAACCGGGTCAAACGCTGCTATTGAACGGTAAAATGCTGACCGGCCGCGACGCAGCGCACAAGCGCATGGTGGAAATGCTCAATAAAGGTGAAAAACTGCCGGTTGATTTTGCTGGCCGCTTTATTTATTACGTTGGCCCCGTTGATGCGGTACGCGACGAAGTGATCGGACCTGCTGGCCCGACGACCGCGACGCGGATGGACAAGTTTACCGAGCAAGTACTGGCTGAGACTGGCTTGCTCGGCATGATCGGCAAAGCCGAGCGCGGCCCGGCGGGTCTGGATGCAATCAAGAAACATCAGTCAGTGTATCTGATGGCTGTCGGCGGCGCTGCTTATCTGGTGTCCAAAGCAATCAAAGCCAGCCGCGTGGTGGGTTTTGAAGATCTGGGCATGGAAGGCATTTACGAATTCGACGTCGTTGATATGCCGGTGACGGTGGCGGTGGATTCGAATGGCACATCGGTGCACGCGACTGCGCCGAAAGAGTGGCAGGCCAAAATCGGCAAGATTCCGGTTTCCAGCATTTAA
- a CDS encoding prolyl oligopeptidase family serine peptidase has product MPHQDPYLWLESSDSPQVAHWIAEQNAETAEKLDSDPRFAPLREAILRNMQDTRQIPLFSVHDDMLYNFHQDAAQPRGVYRATTLGEYTQAETDWQILLDIDALAEHEGYDWYLAGVDHCTLQPTRCLVSLSIGGSDACVIREYDLATQSFVSDGFTFSYGKSQVSWRDADSVFVCPAWDEDQITSAGYSREVVLLERGQAWEDAASMIVLPEQILKVAAWRFLDAAGGEVITPFDLIEVAQDFYRRSYFYLNSLEGGEAEPLHLPLPTCCVIEAYSHGDLLIRLDAPWQYASATFPAGSLIALACDAGELGRAQLLFAPTATQSPAQSVQMLEATLNGLLIIILDNVTSRVISMRWGEGEEGGEWQQHSNAIHTGGVIEVVAQPWRSDRFYYLYSDFLTPASLYCHELGDTQPPQLLRAQPAAFDSSHLQVQQHHAISKDGTAIPYFLVSHASIDPDGNTPVLMYGYGGFAVPLLPYYLDNLGEHWLKQGGAYVVANIRGGGEFGPAWHEAGRGKNRQNSFDDFIAIAEDLIARGVTQPAKLAIQGGSNGGLLVATCMVQRPELFGAVVCEVPILDMLRFDQLGAGASWIAEYGKPDAEYLGVYSPYQNAKLATEQHYPRVLLTTSSEDDRVDPAHARKMAAKLQELGHDALFFESQSGGHAGQTRQQHTAEELARVLVFLRQSICD; this is encoded by the coding sequence ATGCCACACCAAGACCCTTATCTCTGGCTTGAATCCAGCGACAGCCCTCAGGTCGCACACTGGATCGCCGAGCAAAACGCAGAAACCGCAGAAAAACTCGATAGCGACCCGCGCTTTGCGCCCTTGCGCGAGGCTATTTTGCGCAATATGCAGGACACGCGCCAAATCCCGCTGTTTTCTGTTCACGACGACATGCTGTACAACTTTCATCAGGATGCGGCGCAGCCGCGCGGTGTGTATCGTGCGACGACGCTGGGTGAATACACGCAGGCCGAAACAGACTGGCAAATCCTGCTTGATATTGACGCGCTGGCCGAGCATGAGGGCTACGACTGGTATCTGGCTGGCGTTGATCACTGCACCTTGCAGCCCACGCGCTGCTTGGTCAGCCTGAGTATCGGCGGTAGCGACGCCTGCGTGATTCGCGAATACGACCTGGCGACGCAAAGCTTTGTGAGCGACGGCTTTACTTTTTCCTACGGCAAAAGCCAGGTCAGTTGGCGCGACGCCGATAGCGTTTTTGTCTGCCCGGCGTGGGATGAAGACCAAATCACCAGCGCAGGCTATTCGCGCGAAGTGGTACTGCTGGAGCGCGGGCAAGCGTGGGAAGACGCCGCGTCGATGATCGTGCTGCCCGAGCAGATTTTGAAAGTGGCTGCATGGCGTTTTCTTGACGCGGCCGGTGGTGAAGTCATTACGCCGTTTGATCTGATCGAAGTCGCGCAGGATTTTTACCGCCGCAGCTATTTTTACCTCAATTCACTGGAGGGCGGCGAAGCCGAGCCGCTGCATTTGCCGCTGCCGACGTGCTGCGTGATCGAAGCCTACAGTCACGGCGATTTGCTAATTCGTCTGGATGCACCTTGGCAATACGCCAGCGCAACTTTTCCCGCCGGCAGTCTGATTGCGCTTGCTTGCGATGCTGGCGAGCTGGGCAGGGCGCAACTGCTGTTTGCCCCGACTGCAACGCAATCCCCAGCTCAATCAGTCCAAATGCTGGAAGCAACACTGAATGGCTTGCTGATTATTATCCTAGATAATGTGACAAGTCGCGTTATCTCAATGCGCTGGGGTGAGGGTGAAGAGGGCGGAGAATGGCAGCAGCACAGCAATGCCATACACACCGGCGGCGTGATCGAAGTCGTTGCGCAGCCGTGGCGTAGCGATCGGTTTTATTATCTGTACAGCGATTTTCTGACACCTGCCAGCTTGTATTGCCATGAACTTGGCGATACGCAGCCACCGCAGTTGCTGCGCGCCCAACCGGCGGCTTTTGATTCGAGTCATCTGCAAGTCCAGCAACATCACGCCATCAGCAAAGATGGTACTGCCATCCCGTATTTCCTTGTAAGTCATGCCTCAATTGATCCGGATGGCAATACCCCAGTGTTGATGTACGGCTACGGTGGTTTTGCCGTTCCGCTGCTGCCGTATTATCTCGATAATCTGGGCGAACACTGGCTCAAACAAGGCGGCGCGTATGTCGTTGCGAATATTCGCGGCGGCGGCGAATTTGGCCCGGCCTGGCACGAAGCCGGGCGCGGTAAAAACCGGCAAAACAGCTTTGACGACTTTATTGCGATTGCCGAAGATTTGATCGCTCGCGGGGTCACGCAGCCAGCCAAACTGGCGATTCAGGGCGGCAGCAACGGCGGCCTGCTCGTCGCCACGTGCATGGTGCAAAGGCCGGAGCTATTCGGCGCTGTCGTCTGCGAAGTGCCGATTCTGGACATGCTGCGCTTCGATCAGCTCGGCGCCGGCGCAAGCTGGATTGCCGAATATGGCAAGCCGGATGCAGAGTATCTTGGGGTATATTCACCCTACCAAAATGCAAAGCTAGCTACAGAGCAACACTACCCCAGAGTATTGCTAACCACCTCATCGGAGGATGATCGAGTTGATCCGGCACACGCCAGAAAAATGGCCGCGAAGCTGCAAGAGCTAGGCCACGACGCGCTATTTTTCGAAAGCCAAAGTGGTGGTCATGCCGGACAAACCCGACAGCAACATACCGCCGAAGAGCTAGCGCGAGTACTGGTGTTTTTGCGGCAAAGTATTTGCGATTGA
- a CDS encoding DMT family transporter: protein MKTYFLKASQSGPFWMVLAGLAFAVMGVFVKLGSATFSTAELVFYRCAAGLIGIALIVLPQGKSLRVGADSLKLHLSRSVSGFVALMLYFYAIGHLPLATAVTLNYTSPIFFVLLVTMRQRQWPQSSQILSVLLGFVGVLFLLRPTLNGDQWLAGILGLGSGMLASVAYLNVSELGKAGEPEWRTVFYFSLVSTLGAGAWMLLQTPALHRPSVGEWLIVLGMGVAATLAQLCMTRAYRKGRSLVVVSLAYLTVLFSTLFSFLLWQERISPLAILGMLLIAVAGIWAGATRVQRS, encoded by the coding sequence ATGAAAACATATTTTCTGAAAGCCAGCCAGTCCGGGCCATTCTGGATGGTGTTGGCCGGGCTGGCTTTTGCCGTCATGGGCGTCTTTGTCAAGCTCGGGAGCGCGACGTTTTCAACGGCCGAGCTGGTCTTTTATCGTTGTGCGGCAGGGCTGATCGGCATTGCGCTGATTGTGTTACCGCAAGGCAAATCGCTGCGCGTAGGTGCAGACAGCCTCAAGCTACATCTAAGCCGCAGTGTGTCGGGCTTTGTTGCGCTGATGCTGTATTTTTACGCCATCGGCCATTTGCCCTTGGCTACCGCAGTGACGCTCAACTACACCTCGCCGATTTTCTTTGTGCTCTTGGTCACCATGCGGCAGCGGCAATGGCCGCAAAGTAGCCAGATTCTGAGTGTGTTGCTCGGCTTTGTCGGGGTGCTGTTTTTGCTGCGCCCAACCTTGAATGGCGACCAGTGGCTGGCGGGCATTCTGGGGCTGGGCTCGGGCATGCTGGCCAGCGTGGCTTATCTGAATGTCAGCGAGCTGGGCAAGGCGGGCGAGCCGGAATGGCGGACCGTGTTTTATTTCTCGCTAGTCTCCACACTGGGGGCGGGCGCGTGGATGCTGCTGCAGACGCCCGCCCTGCATCGCCCCAGTGTGGGCGAGTGGCTGATTGTGCTTGGCATGGGGGTGGCCGCCACACTGGCGCAGCTGTGCATGACCCGCGCTTACCGCAAAGGGCGCTCGCTGGTGGTGGTTAGCCTGGCTTATCTCACCGTGTTGTTCTCGACCTTATTCTCGTTTTTGCTCTGGCAAGAGCGGATTTCACCACTGGCGATACTGGGGATGTTGCTGATTGCAGTGGCTGGAATCTGGGCCGGTGCTACGCGCGTACAACGTAGTTAA
- the yegQ gene encoding tRNA 5-hydroxyuridine modification protein YegQ gives MKAPELLLPAGTLDRMRAAYDFGADAVYAGQPRYSLRARNNEFGLEEIALGIDEAHARGKKFFVASNILPHNSKVKTYLADMEPVIAMKPDALIMADPGLVMMVRERWPEQVIHLSVQANTVNYAGVKFWQSLGLERVILSRELSLDEIEEIRQLCPDMELEVFVHGALCIAYSGRCLLSGYFNHRDPNQGTCTNACRWDYKTHDTVEDDAGDVQAKAQVIQFDFNKAMSEGNQNFAACGGAERHPLADKTYLIEEGNRPGELMPIMEDEHGTYIMNSKDLRAVQHIERLVKMGVDSLKIEGRTKSLYYVARTAQVYRQAIDDAVAGRPFNPALLADLDGLANRGYTDGFYQRHYTHEAQNYLDGHSKAKRSQFVGEIIANNDGWARIEVKNKFSLGDTLEIIHPSGNIEVKIESMRDKNGKDITVAPGNGIQVQIPLAAQYDKALLARLF, from the coding sequence TTGAAAGCCCCTGAACTCCTTCTCCCCGCTGGCACGCTAGACCGGATGCGCGCCGCCTATGATTTTGGCGCCGACGCCGTTTACGCCGGACAGCCGCGCTACAGCCTGCGCGCGCGCAATAATGAATTTGGTCTGGAAGAAATCGCACTTGGCATTGATGAAGCCCACGCGCGTGGCAAAAAATTCTTTGTCGCCAGTAATATCCTGCCGCACAACTCAAAAGTAAAAACCTACCTCGCCGACATGGAGCCGGTGATCGCGATGAAACCCGACGCGCTGATTATGGCCGACCCCGGCTTGGTTATGATGGTGCGCGAACGCTGGCCCGAGCAGGTGATTCACCTGTCGGTACAGGCCAATACGGTGAACTATGCCGGCGTGAAATTCTGGCAATCGCTGGGTCTGGAGCGCGTTATTCTGTCGCGCGAGTTGAGCCTTGATGAAATCGAAGAAATCCGCCAGCTTTGCCCCGATATGGAGCTGGAAGTGTTTGTCCACGGCGCGCTGTGCATCGCCTACTCAGGCCGCTGCCTGCTGTCGGGCTATTTCAACCACCGCGACCCGAACCAAGGCACCTGTACCAACGCCTGTCGCTGGGATTACAAAACGCACGACACAGTCGAAGACGATGCGGGTGATGTCCAAGCCAAGGCGCAAGTGATTCAATTTGATTTCAATAAAGCGATGAGCGAGGGCAACCAGAACTTCGCCGCTTGTGGCGGTGCAGAGCGCCACCCGCTGGCCGACAAAACGTATCTGATTGAAGAAGGCAACCGCCCCGGCGAGCTGATGCCGATTATGGAAGACGAGCACGGTACCTACATCATGAACAGCAAAGACCTGCGCGCCGTGCAGCATATCGAGCGGCTGGTCAAAATGGGCGTCGATTCGCTGAAAATCGAAGGCCGCACCAAATCGCTGTATTACGTGGCGCGCACGGCGCAGGTGTACCGCCAGGCGATTGACGACGCCGTCGCCGGACGCCCGTTCAACCCCGCCCTGCTCGCCGATCTGGATGGCCTAGCCAACCGCGGCTACACCGACGGCTTCTACCAGCGCCACTACACGCACGAAGCGCAAAACTACCTCGACGGCCACTCCAAAGCCAAACGCAGCCAGTTTGTCGGCGAAATCATCGCCAACAACGATGGCTGGGCACGGATTGAAGTGAAAAACAAATTTTCACTCGGCGACACACTGGAAATCATCCACCCCAGCGGCAATATCGAAGTCAAAATCGAGTCTATGCGCGATAAAAACGGCAAGGACATCACCGTCGCGCCGGGTAATGGCATACAAGTGCAAATCCCGCTGGCTGCGCAATACGACAAGGCTTTGCTGGCAAGGTTGTTTTAA
- a CDS encoding aromatic ring-hydroxylating oxygenase subunit alpha, translated as MSNLATATAAIKASLDLKTPLPVAAYFDEKLYQLELEQLFAKGPRYIGHELMVPNQGDYHVLELDNGARYLKRTDQGVKVFSNICRHRQASMLSGRGNNTHTVCPLHRWTYDQHGQLMGAPHFPVNPCLHLPQTELVNWNGLLFEDNGRDIEGDLKNLGVKKDLDFSKYVLHSVQVDEYQGNWKTFIEVYLEDYHVVPFHPGLGKFVECNELNWEFGDWYSVQTVGVHNALARPGSKTYEEWANQVKRYEQGKLPKHGAIWLTYYPNITVEWYPHTLVISTIIPTGPRSYKNVVEFYYPEDIAYFEPEFVAAEQAAYAETAVEDVEIINRMEAGRTALFKAGRNEVGPYQSPMEDGMRHFHQFLRRELGEAISELEK; from the coding sequence ATGTCCAATCTGGCTACAGCGACCGCTGCGATCAAGGCATCGCTGGATTTAAAGACACCGCTACCTGTTGCGGCTTATTTTGATGAAAAACTGTATCAACTTGAGCTTGAGCAACTGTTTGCCAAAGGTCCGCGCTATATCGGCCATGAGCTGATGGTGCCCAATCAGGGCGATTATCACGTTCTTGAGCTTGACAATGGTGCGCGCTATCTCAAACGTACCGATCAGGGCGTCAAGGTTTTCTCCAATATCTGCCGTCATCGTCAAGCCAGCATGCTCAGCGGCCGTGGCAATAACACGCATACGGTGTGCCCGCTGCATCGCTGGACTTATGATCAGCACGGCCAACTGATGGGCGCGCCGCATTTTCCGGTCAACCCTTGCCTGCATTTGCCGCAAACCGAACTCGTCAACTGGAACGGCTTGTTGTTTGAAGACAATGGCCGCGATATCGAAGGCGATTTGAAAAATCTGGGCGTCAAAAAAGACCTCGATTTTTCCAAATACGTCCTGCACAGCGTTCAAGTGGATGAATACCAAGGTAACTGGAAAACGTTTATCGAGGTTTACCTCGAAGACTATCACGTGGTGCCGTTTCACCCGGGGCTGGGTAAATTCGTCGAGTGCAACGAGCTTAACTGGGAATTTGGCGACTGGTACTCGGTGCAAACCGTTGGCGTGCACAATGCGCTGGCGCGCCCTGGCTCAAAAACCTACGAAGAGTGGGCCAATCAGGTTAAACGCTATGAACAAGGCAAATTGCCCAAGCATGGCGCGATCTGGCTGACGTATTACCCGAACATCACCGTCGAGTGGTATCCGCATACGCTGGTGATCTCGACCATTATTCCAACCGGGCCGCGCAGCTATAAAAACGTCGTCGAGTTTTATTACCCCGAGGACATTGCCTATTTCGAGCCCGAGTTTGTCGCCGCCGAGCAGGCTGCGTATGCCGAAACGGCGGTTGAGGACGTGGAAATCATCAACCGGATGGAAGCAGGGCGCACGGCACTTTTTAAAGCCGGGCGCAATGAAGTCGGGCCGTACCAAAGCCCGATGGAAGACGGCATGCGGCATTTCCACCAGTTCCTGCGCCGCGAGCTGGGCGAGGCCATCAGCGAGCTGGAGAAATAA
- a CDS encoding NUDIX hydrolase — MPVNPLLIANYLRSQPQFDSRHLLRLMVDQQQIGWLEPRIAQILQQFDARFVIAAQSVTLRLAPDELQSLMNATALYLRELGEIRVWRDELYAVHPHAESGEFGIDTASTLFTLERGAFRRFGLCSQAVHINGLTDRAGLTQIWLGQRAASKGIDPNYLDNLAAGGIPHNESPEQCVIRELAEEAGISQHIAQQAVYIEQTRSTRNENDGTHDEILYCYDLQLPTDLTPHNTDGEVAAFHCVSMAECAARLPEMTWDAGLVTARLLTRLVST; from the coding sequence ATGCCCGTCAACCCGCTTCTGATTGCCAACTACCTGCGCAGCCAGCCCCAGTTTGATTCGCGCCATCTGCTGCGGCTGATGGTGGATCAGCAGCAAATCGGCTGGCTGGAGCCGCGTATTGCGCAGATTTTGCAGCAATTTGACGCCCGCTTTGTGATTGCGGCGCAGTCCGTCACGCTGCGGCTGGCGCCAGATGAGCTGCAATCACTGATGAACGCCACCGCGCTGTATTTGCGCGAACTAGGCGAAATCCGCGTTTGGCGCGACGAGCTGTATGCGGTGCATCCGCACGCAGAAAGCGGCGAGTTTGGAATAGATACGGCGAGCACGCTGTTTACGCTGGAGCGTGGCGCGTTTCGCCGCTTTGGCCTGTGTAGCCAGGCGGTGCACATTAATGGCCTGACGGATCGTGCCGGATTGACCCAGATCTGGCTGGGGCAACGAGCAGCCAGCAAGGGTATAGACCCCAACTACCTGGATAACTTGGCTGCTGGTGGTATACCCCACAATGAATCACCCGAGCAATGCGTCATTCGCGAGCTGGCCGAGGAAGCCGGAATCAGCCAGCACATCGCACAGCAAGCGGTTTATATCGAGCAGACCCGCAGCACGCGCAATGAGAACGACGGCACGCACGATGAGATTCTGTATTGCTACGATCTGCAGCTGCCCACTGATCTCACGCCGCACAACACCGACGGCGAAGTCGCCGCCTTTCATTGCGTCAGCATGGCCGAATGCGCAGCGCGGCTGCCAGAAATGACCTGGGATGCTGGGCTGGTGACAGCGAGGCTACTGACTCGACTGGTGAGCACATAG
- a CDS encoding SMI1/KNR4 family protein — translation MNISEMLENFNQRLVAELGEDEAASLQLHPSAPATEAQLAQLQGFSNLPIPAELLQLYRQLGGITFNDCEESYIEIFSPAELLSLLVNRSPKLPADSLGLIDTIRRSWAYDRKELDPEAYFDEDTLRSLNEDYKCFGIYREDLEAAYYFYFDKNGQFGEVYYHQDEFNVLECALSQMVDESAADNSLATLLEQGFEDLAAFHIDGKYRGW, via the coding sequence ATGAACATCAGCGAAATGCTGGAGAATTTCAATCAACGCCTTGTTGCAGAACTCGGCGAAGATGAGGCTGCATCGTTGCAATTGCATCCCTCTGCCCCCGCCACTGAGGCACAATTAGCTCAATTACAAGGGTTTTCCAATCTGCCTATCCCTGCAGAGTTACTACAGTTGTACCGCCAACTCGGCGGTATCACGTTTAATGATTGCGAAGAATCGTACATTGAGATTTTCAGCCCTGCTGAATTACTGTCTTTACTTGTAAATCGCTCGCCAAAACTACCGGCGGACAGCCTTGGATTGATCGATACCATCCGCCGCTCTTGGGCTTATGATCGTAAGGAACTAGATCCTGAGGCGTATTTTGATGAAGACACATTGCGCAGTCTGAACGAAGACTACAAATGCTTTGGTATTTACCGGGAAGATCTTGAAGCCGCTTACTATTTCTACTTCGACAAGAACGGCCAGTTTGGCGAGGTTTATTACCATCAGGATGAATTTAACGTTCTAGAATGTGCGTTGAGCCAAATGGTGGATGAAAGCGCAGCCGACAACTCACTAGCCACGCTGCTGGAGCAAGGCTTTGAAGACTTGGCCGCCTTTCATATCGATGGTAAATATCGAGGGTGGTAA